GGCGTCACCATCCCGATTTCGCCGGGCATCATGCCGGTCTCGAACTTCAAGGGCCTGAAGCGCATGGCGGGGCCCGTCGGCATCCCCCTGCCCGGCTGGCTGGGCGCCCTGTTCGAGGGCCTGGACAAGGACCCGGAGACCCGCCGAATGATCGCCGCCGGCGTCGCCGCCGAGATGTGCGTGAAGCTGGCCGAGGAAGGCTATTCCGACTTCCACTTCTACACACTGAACCGGGCCGACCTGGTCTACGCCATCTGCCGGATCCTCGGCCTCCGGGAGACCGCCGAATGAGACTCGCCCTGCTCACCGGCCTGCTGGCCGCCGGCGCCGCCATCGCCGCGCCCACAAGCCCGCCGGAGTGGAGCGCCCCGACCGATCCCTTCCGGGTGGCCGACAACCTCTACTACGTGGGTACGGCGGGGATCTCGGCCTGGCTCATCACAACGCCCAAGGGGCACATCGTGATCGACGGGGCCATGCCGACGAGCGCGCCCCTGATCCAGTCCAGCATCCGCCGGCTCGGCTTCCAGCCGAAGGACGTGAAGATCCTCCTGAACACCCACGCCCACTTCGACCACACGGGCGGGCTGGCCGACCTCAAGCGCGACACCGGCGCCCGCCTGCTCGCCAATCCCGCTGACCGGAAGGCCCTGGAGACCGGGACCTATCCGGGCTGGGAAGAGAACCGCGGACTCGACTTCGCCCCCGTCAAGGTCGATGGCGACCTCAAGGATGGGCAGCCTGTCCGCCTCGGCGACGCAGTCCTGACTCCCCGCTTCACCCCGGGCCATTCCCCCGGCTGCACCACCTGGACCTTCCAGGTGAAGGACAAGGGCCAACCTCTGAACGCACTTCTCTACTGCTCCACCTCGGTGGCGGCCAACCGGCTTGTCTCGCGCGAGCGAGGGCCACAATACCCAGGTATTGTCGGGGACTACCGCCGGAGCTTCGCCCTGCTGAAGACCTTCAGGGCCGATGTCTTCCTGGCGCCCCACGCCGAGCAGTTCGGACTTCCGGAAAAGCGCGCGCGGCTGAAGGCGGGCGGCGCCAACCCCTTCGTTGACCCTGGCGAACTGGCCCGTCGGGTCGCCGCCAGCGAGGCCGACTTCAACCGTGAACTGGCCCGCCAGGAGGCCCGAGCGAAATGACCCGCGCAGAGCGCATCGCCGCCCTCAAGGCCGCCTCCCGGGAGCGCATCCTGGTCCTCGACGGCTCCTGGGGCGTCATGATCCAGAAGCGCGGCCTCGACGAGGCTGACTACCGGGGCGACCGCTTCGCCGGCCATCCCGGCCAGCTGAAGGGCAACAACGACCTCCTCTGCATCACCCGTCCGGACATCATCACCGAGCTGCACGACGCCTATTTCGGCGCCGGGGCGGACATCTCCGAGACCAATACCTTCTCGGCCACCACCATCGCCCAGGCGGACTACGGCCTGGAGGCAGCGGTGCGGGACATCAACCTGGAGGGCGCCCGCCTGGCGCGGGCCTCCGCCGACCGCTGGACCGCCGCCGAGCCGCACAAGCCCCGCTTTGTGGCCGGCTCCATCGGGCCGCTGAACAAGATGCTGTCCATGTCGCCGGACGTGAACGACCCCGGCGCCCGCTCGGTCACCTTCAAGGAGGTCTACCAGGCCTATCGCGAGCAGGTCATCGCCCTGAACGAGGGCGGGGTCGACCTCTACCTGGTCGAGACCATCACCGACACGCTGAACTGCAAGGCGGCCATCAAGGCCATCCTGGACCTCGAGGACGAGGGCTACGAGCCCCTGCCGATCTGGATCTCGGGCACCATCACGGACCGGTCGGGGCGCACCCTCTCCGGCCAGACCGTCGAGGCTTTCTGGAACTCCGTCCGCCACGCCCGGCCCTTCGCCATTGGCCTGAACTGCGCCCTGGGCGCGGACCTGATGCGCCCCCACATCGCCGAGTTGTCCCGGGTGGCCGACACCCTGGTCAGCGCCTATCCCAACGCGGGCCTGCCCAACGCCATGGGCGAGTATGACGAGCAGCCCCACGAGACCGGGCACTCGCTGCACCAGTGGGCCGAGGACGGCATCGTCAACATCGTCGGCGGCTGCTGCGGCACGACGCCGGAGCACATCGCCCACGTGGCCCGGGCGGTGCAGGGCCTCAGCCCGCGCAAGCCAGCCGAGCGCCCGCGCGCCATGCGCCTGTCCGGGCTGGAGCCCCTGGAGCTGTCATGAGGCCGACCTTCGTCAACATCGGCGAGCGGACAAACGTCACCGGCTCCGCCCGCTTCTGCAAGCTCGTCGCCGAGGGGAACTATCCCGAGGCCCTGTCCGTCGCCCGCCAGCAGGTAGAGGCCGGCGCCGCCATCATCGACGTCAACATGGACGAGGGCCTGCTCGACTCCGTGCGGGCCATGACCACCTTCCTCAACCTGATCGCCGCCGAACCCGACATCGCCCGGGTGCCGGTGATGATCGACTCCTCCAAGTGGGAGGTGATCGAGGCCGGCCTGCGGTGCGTGCAGGGCAAGGCCATCGTCAACTCCATCTCCCTGAAGGAGGGCGA
The sequence above is a segment of the Phenylobacterium parvum genome. Coding sequences within it:
- the bla gene encoding subclass B3 metallo-beta-lactamase — its product is MRLALLTGLLAAGAAIAAPTSPPEWSAPTDPFRVADNLYYVGTAGISAWLITTPKGHIVIDGAMPTSAPLIQSSIRRLGFQPKDVKILLNTHAHFDHTGGLADLKRDTGARLLANPADRKALETGTYPGWEENRGLDFAPVKVDGDLKDGQPVRLGDAVLTPRFTPGHSPGCTTWTFQVKDKGQPLNALLYCSTSVAANRLVSRERGPQYPGIVGDYRRSFALLKTFRADVFLAPHAEQFGLPEKRARLKAGGANPFVDPGELARRVAASEADFNRELARQEARAK
- a CDS encoding homocysteine S-methyltransferase family protein; translation: MTRAERIAALKAASRERILVLDGSWGVMIQKRGLDEADYRGDRFAGHPGQLKGNNDLLCITRPDIITELHDAYFGAGADISETNTFSATTIAQADYGLEAAVRDINLEGARLARASADRWTAAEPHKPRFVAGSIGPLNKMLSMSPDVNDPGARSVTFKEVYQAYREQVIALNEGGVDLYLVETITDTLNCKAAIKAILDLEDEGYEPLPIWISGTITDRSGRTLSGQTVEAFWNSVRHARPFAIGLNCALGADLMRPHIAELSRVADTLVSAYPNAGLPNAMGEYDEQPHETGHSLHQWAEDGIVNIVGGCCGTTPEHIAHVARAVQGLSPRKPAERPRAMRLSGLEPLELS